The segment CTGTTTACTCCACAGAAAATAATGCAACAGACAAATACCATCTGattaaagagaagaagaagtggCCAGCGGCTCAAGAATACTGTAGGGAGCGTTACACAGACCTGGTCAGTGGACTAAAGCAGTTTCAAGACATGTCACAAAAACTCGCTGTAGACATCCAGTCTGTAAACAAAGATATGTGGGTGTGGATCGGCCTGTTCAGAGACACCTGGATGTGGTCAGATGGGAGCAGTTTCTCTTTCAGAAACTGGGATCTGAATCAGCCAGGCAGTAAGAAATGTGCCATGACTGAGTTAAATGGATCTGGAAAATGGAGCTCTGATGACTGCAATGAAAGAAAACCCTTCTTCTGCTATGACGGTGAGTTTTGCAAACATCTGTCTCGAATCAGTTGGAAAATCCGTCTGAATCTACAgtatttatactttattttaattttgttgaaaCACAGTCTTTTTCATCTGGACTGTGTCCAGGATGACGGTCGTGTTGGTTGTGTCACAGCTACATGTACACAAGCTACatctgtttatatatttttactttcttttaaaaGTAGTGGTTAATTGATCATTTTAGTTATTATTGAGCATGACATGGcttcctttaaaataaaatgtcacttACTTAAGAAGTTCTTAACATATTTAAAGATATTTGTCATTAGCCCCAAACACACAAGCAGTCACTTAAAcctgaaacattttatttcagtattgaAGATCCATATTGGATCCCAGTGTTCCCAACAACTAACTGAACAAAGCTGCTGGTATGATCCTGTGTTTGTCTCAGTTTCTTCCATGACAGATAAAGTGATCCTGATCAAAGAAAGTAAGACCTGGGAGGAGGCCTTATATTACTGCAGAGAGAACTACAGTGACCTGGTCTCCATCACTAACCGTCACCAGCAGAGATGGGTCCAAGAGAGAGCCAAGAACGCCTCAACTGATTTCGTCTGGCTGGGACTGCGCTACACCTGCACTCTGGATTTCTGGTTCTGGGTCAGCAATGATGTTGTCAACTATACAAACTGGGCCCCAGGAGAAAAGACTGATGACTGTGGCATGTCTGGAGCCATGGACAGAGGAGGACAACATCAGTGGTTCACAAAGCTGGATAATAACAAGTTTA is part of the Micropterus dolomieu isolate WLL.071019.BEF.003 ecotype Adirondacks unplaced genomic scaffold, ASM2129224v1 contig_13102, whole genome shotgun sequence genome and harbors:
- the LOC123966299 gene encoding macrophage mannose receptor 1-like, encoding MQWSLFLLILMGQWSFFACHLYEYHFVGEKKTWDEAQKYCREKYIDLATVSNMADMKRLNDTTVQQGEAWIGMYNQTQSNRMWHWSMPGVEFKESETNWTSGEPNDNGGVENCVFIRKDSNWRDGPCEHESYFICYDENNATDKYHLIKEKKKWPAAQEYCRERYTDLVSGLKQFQDMSQKLAVDIQSVNKDMWVWIGLFRDTWMWSDGSSFSFRNWDLNQPGSKKCAMTELNGSGKWSSDDCNERKPFFCYDVSSMTDKVILIKESKTWEEALYYCRENYSDLVSITNRHQQRWVQERAKNASTDFVWLGLRYTCTLDFWFWVSNDVVNYTNWAPGEKTDDCGMSGAMDRGGQHQWFTKLDNNKFNFICSKC